In Pelmatolapia mariae isolate MD_Pm_ZW linkage group LG2, Pm_UMD_F_2, whole genome shotgun sequence, one DNA window encodes the following:
- the si:ch211-153b23.5 gene encoding glutamine amidotransferase-like class 1 domain-containing protein 3, mitochondrial has translation MAKRVAVILSGCGVYDGTEVHEASAILVHLSRAGAKVQMFAPNADQMHVVNHCEGKPTEEKRNILQESARIARGEVTDLAKLDVSAFDAAIIPGGFGVAKNLSDWAVKNKDCAIQPNVEKVIKDFHKAGKPLGMCCIAPILAGKILPGCELTVGQDKQCDKWPYAQTAGALKDLGCKHVNKDVEEVHVDAKNKLVTTSAFMCNAPIHKVYDGIGLMVKETLKLA, from the exons ATGGCCAAGCGTGTTGCAGTCATTCTGTCAGGCTGTGGAGTCTATGACGGCACAGAGGTCCACGAGGCCTCTGCCATCCTTGTCCACCTGAGTCGTGCAGGTGCAAAA GTGCAGATGTTTGCTCCAAATGCAGATCAGATGCACGTTGTAAACCACTGCGAGGGGAAACccacagaagagaagagaaacatcCTGCAGGAAAGCGCCCGTatcgccaggggtgaggtgacTGATCTGGCCAAGCTAGATGTCTCAGCATTTGATGCTGCCATCATCCCAG GGGGCTTCGGTGTGGCTAAGAACCTGAGTGACTGGGCAGTGAAGAATAAGGACTGTGCCATCCAGCCAAATGTAGAGAAGGTCATCAAGGACTTCCACAAAGCTGGAAAGCCACTGGGCATGTGCTGCATCGCGCCCATCCTGGCTGGAAAAATCCTGCCGGGCTGCGAGCTCACTGTGGGGCAGGACAAACAGTGTGACAA GTGGCCATATGCTCAGACAGCAGGCGCCCTGAAGGATTTGGGCTGCAAACACGTGAACAAAGATGTGGAAGAAGTTCATGTTGATGCCAAAAACAAGCTGGTGACCACCTCTGCCTTCATGTGCAATGCTCCCATTCACAAAGTCTATGATGGAATAGGTTTAATGGTCAAAGAGACACTCAAACTGGCTTAA